One window of the Opisthocomus hoazin isolate bOpiHoa1 chromosome 12, bOpiHoa1.hap1, whole genome shotgun sequence genome contains the following:
- the IRX5 gene encoding iroquois-class homeodomain protein IRX-5 isoform X1: MSYPQGYLYQPSASLALYSCPAYSTSVISGPRTDELGRSSSGSAFSPYAGSTAFTAPSPGYNSHLQYGTDPAAAAAAAFTSYVGSPYDHTPGMAGSLGYHPYAAPLGSYPYGDPAYRKNATRDATATLKAWLNEHRKNPYPTKGEKIMLAIITKMTLTQVSTWFANARRRLKKENKMTWTPRNRSEDEEEEENIDLEKNDEDEPQKLEEKGDPGTPDAGAADPKAAPGCERLQESPGPREPEGGLSDSDCQEPAEERLDGPPAPPKAPGSSPPGPCPPGRGLPPAGGEDPPPYRPPSAADPHPPLPAGPAASVIHSPQQVALAKPKLWSLAEIATSADKAKEAGGEAAPPGPAVLVGGGGPSRSPPRPRSPAPQCPFPNGAVLPRPLYYTAPFYPGYTNYGSFGALHGHPAGGPAAAPGARFNGLNQTVLGRAESLAKDAKMIRSQPQADLCKDSPYELKKGMSSI, encoded by the exons ATGTCGTATCCTCAGGGTTACTTGTACCAGCCGTCAGCGTCCTTGGCTCTCTATTCCTGCCCGGCGTACAGCACCAGCGTGATCTCCGGACCCCGGACCGATGAACTTGGGAGATCTTCTTCAGGCTCCGCTTTTTCCCCTTACGCCGGATCTACCGCCTTCACCGCCCCTTCCCCGGGTTACAACTCCCACCTCCAGTACGGCACCgacccggccgccgccgccgccgccgccttcacTTCCTACGTG ggCTCGCCCTACGACCACACGCCGGGCATGGCCGGCTCCCTGGGGTACCACCCGTACGCGGCGCCGCTCGGCTCCTACCCCTACGGGGACCCCGCGTACCGCAAGAACGCGACGCGGGACGCCACGGCCACCCTCAAGGCCTGGCTCAACGAGCACCGGAAAAACCCCTACCCCACCAAGGGCGAGAAGATCATGCTGGCCATCATCACCAAGATGACCCTCACCCAGGTCTCCACCTGGTTCGCCAACGCGCGGCGGCGGCTCAAGAAGGAGAACAAAATGACCTGGACCCCGCGGAACCGcagcgaggacgaggaggaagaggagaacatCGACCTGGAGAAGAACGACGAGGACGAGCCCcagaagctggaggagaaggggGACCCCGGGACGCCGGACGCAG gagcgGCGGATCCCAAGGCCGCGCCGGGCTGCGAGCGCCTCCAGGAGTCCCCCGGCCCCCGGGAGCCCGAGGGCGGCCTCAGCGACTCGGATTGCCAAGAGCCGGCGGAGGAGCGGCTCGAcgggccgcccgccccccccaagGCGCCTGGCTCTTCCCCGCCGGGGCCGTGCCCGCCGGGCCGCGGGCTGCCGCCGGCGGGCGGCGAGGACCCCCCGCCCTAccgcccgccctccgccgccGACCCgcacccgccgctgcccgccggccccgccgcctccgtcATCCACTCGCCGCAGCAGGTGGCCCTCGCCAAGCCCAAGCTCTGGTCGCTGGCCGAGATCGCCACCTCGGCGGACAAGGCGaaggaggccggcggcgaggcggccccccccggccccgccgtgctGGTTGGCGGCGGGggcccgtcccgctccccgccgcggccgcgctcGCCGGCGCCGCAGTGCCCCTTCCCCAACGGGGCGGTCCTGCCGCGGCCGCTCTACTACACCGCACCCTTCTATCCCGGGTACACGAACTACGGCTCCTTCGGGGCCCTGCACGGGCACCCGGCcggcgggcccgccgccgcccccggcgccCGCTTCAACGGGCTGAACCAGACTGTGCTGGGCAGAGCCGAGAGCCTGGCGAAAGACGCTAAAATGATCCGGAGCCAGCCGCAAGCGGACCTTTGCAAAGACTCGCCCTACGAACTGAAGAAAGGTATGTCCAGCATTTAA
- the IRX5 gene encoding iroquois-class homeodomain protein IRX-5 isoform X2, which yields MSYPQGYLYQPSASLALYSCPAYSTSVISGPRTDELGRSSSGSAFSPYAGSTAFTAPSPGYNSHLQYGTDPAAAAAAAFTSYVGSPYDHTPGMAGSLGYHPYAAPLGSYPYGDPAYRKNATRDATATLKAWLNEHRKNPYPTKGEKIMLAIITKMTLTQVSTWFANARRRLKKENKMTWTPRNRSEDEEEEENIDLEKNDEDEPQKLEEKGDPGTPDAAADPKAAPGCERLQESPGPREPEGGLSDSDCQEPAEERLDGPPAPPKAPGSSPPGPCPPGRGLPPAGGEDPPPYRPPSAADPHPPLPAGPAASVIHSPQQVALAKPKLWSLAEIATSADKAKEAGGEAAPPGPAVLVGGGGPSRSPPRPRSPAPQCPFPNGAVLPRPLYYTAPFYPGYTNYGSFGALHGHPAGGPAAAPGARFNGLNQTVLGRAESLAKDAKMIRSQPQADLCKDSPYELKKGMSSI from the exons ATGTCGTATCCTCAGGGTTACTTGTACCAGCCGTCAGCGTCCTTGGCTCTCTATTCCTGCCCGGCGTACAGCACCAGCGTGATCTCCGGACCCCGGACCGATGAACTTGGGAGATCTTCTTCAGGCTCCGCTTTTTCCCCTTACGCCGGATCTACCGCCTTCACCGCCCCTTCCCCGGGTTACAACTCCCACCTCCAGTACGGCACCgacccggccgccgccgccgccgccgccttcacTTCCTACGTG ggCTCGCCCTACGACCACACGCCGGGCATGGCCGGCTCCCTGGGGTACCACCCGTACGCGGCGCCGCTCGGCTCCTACCCCTACGGGGACCCCGCGTACCGCAAGAACGCGACGCGGGACGCCACGGCCACCCTCAAGGCCTGGCTCAACGAGCACCGGAAAAACCCCTACCCCACCAAGGGCGAGAAGATCATGCTGGCCATCATCACCAAGATGACCCTCACCCAGGTCTCCACCTGGTTCGCCAACGCGCGGCGGCGGCTCAAGAAGGAGAACAAAATGACCTGGACCCCGCGGAACCGcagcgaggacgaggaggaagaggagaacatCGACCTGGAGAAGAACGACGAGGACGAGCCCcagaagctggaggagaaggggGACCCCGGGACGCCGGACGCAG cgGCGGATCCCAAGGCCGCGCCGGGCTGCGAGCGCCTCCAGGAGTCCCCCGGCCCCCGGGAGCCCGAGGGCGGCCTCAGCGACTCGGATTGCCAAGAGCCGGCGGAGGAGCGGCTCGAcgggccgcccgccccccccaagGCGCCTGGCTCTTCCCCGCCGGGGCCGTGCCCGCCGGGCCGCGGGCTGCCGCCGGCGGGCGGCGAGGACCCCCCGCCCTAccgcccgccctccgccgccGACCCgcacccgccgctgcccgccggccccgccgcctccgtcATCCACTCGCCGCAGCAGGTGGCCCTCGCCAAGCCCAAGCTCTGGTCGCTGGCCGAGATCGCCACCTCGGCGGACAAGGCGaaggaggccggcggcgaggcggccccccccggccccgccgtgctGGTTGGCGGCGGGggcccgtcccgctccccgccgcggccgcgctcGCCGGCGCCGCAGTGCCCCTTCCCCAACGGGGCGGTCCTGCCGCGGCCGCTCTACTACACCGCACCCTTCTATCCCGGGTACACGAACTACGGCTCCTTCGGGGCCCTGCACGGGCACCCGGCcggcgggcccgccgccgcccccggcgccCGCTTCAACGGGCTGAACCAGACTGTGCTGGGCAGAGCCGAGAGCCTGGCGAAAGACGCTAAAATGATCCGGAGCCAGCCGCAAGCGGACCTTTGCAAAGACTCGCCCTACGAACTGAAGAAAGGTATGTCCAGCATTTAA